From Oryza sativa Japonica Group chromosome 4, ASM3414082v1, one genomic window encodes:
- the LOC4337036 gene encoding retrovirus-related Pol polyprotein from transposon RE1 produces the protein MEGSQGIEQLLAKMAVEIQEIRERIRKEREKTTVLGNLVNLAHPMQMQVPHSTWILDSGASRHVTGMPSEFVSFTPYPPTYKETVQTADGTSQPIKGVGRVQCTPSITLSSVLYAPSFPVNLVSISSLVDHMDCRVTLDRENCLIEERRTGRKLGIGIRQNGLWYLDRSGTNKALCSALAVGTSEEEARLILQHCRLGHMCFETMRKIYPDEMSKVDRSKLVCDACEYGKHTRATYISRGLRSISPFMLIHSDVWTSPIVSVSGMKYFVTFIDCYSRMTWIYLMKHKNEVLKCFKDFYAFVRNQFNTCVKIIRTDNGKEYVNNEFGSFLSIEGILHQTSCPDTPPQNGVAERKNRHILEVARSLMYTMNVPKFLWSETVMTATYLINRTPSRILGMKAPYEMVFGCNEFIVPPKVFGCVCFVRDHRPSVGKLDPRAIKCIFIGYSSGQKGYKCWSPSERRTFVSMDVTFRESIPFYGEMTDLSYLFSDLDNPIMSEDRYEGVNESLGMEEGDESKRTKVVIGSIPCPMGKLPHEQNWRKPHEEENLQVYTRRKPRSLETQQVEQQPLTIDRNEMVEQHQQPLVIDEINDQSSYQSDPIQENTETGGEESEISGEESNLPIANRKGIRSTAGKPPIRYGFEEVEEENGNDIANYVSYSSLSPAYRAFIASLQSIVIPKDWREAKNDPKWHEAMMEEMSALEKNKTWELVPFPTGKKVVSCKWVYAVKQDPLGKVERYKARLVAKGYSQTYGIDYDETFAPVAKMSTVRTLISCAANFDWPLYQLDVKNAFLHGDLQEEVYMEIPPGFSTSQTKGKVLRLKKSLYGLKQSPRAWFDRFRRAMCGMGYKQCNGDHTLFYRHRGKKIAILAVYVDDIIITGDDTQEIAQLKENISKEFEVKDLGQLKYFLGIEIARSPRGIVLSQRKYVLDLLCDTGMLGCRPASTPIEQNHKLCAELGDPVNKERYQRLVGRLIYLCHTRPDITYAVSVVSRYMHDPRSGHMDAVYRILRYLKGSPGKGLWFKKNGHLGVEGYCDADWASSLDDRRSTSGYCVFVGGNLVSWRSKKQPVVSRSTAEAEYRAMSVSLSELLWLRNLLSELKLLMNIPMKLWCDNKSAISIANNPVQHDRTKHVEIDRFFIKKKLDEGILKLGFVMSGEQVADCLTKALSVGECTSSCNKMGMIDIYRPS, from the coding sequence atggaGGGAAGTCAAGGAATTGAACAACTGCTTGCGAAAATGGCTGTAGAAATACAAGAAATAAGGGAAAGAATacggaaggagagggagaaaaCAACAGTTCTTGGCAACCTTGTCAACCTCGCGCATCCCATGCAGATGCAGGTACCTCACTCAACCTGGATATTAGACTCTGGAGCATCTAGACATGTAACAGGTATGCCAAGTGAGTTTGTGTCATTTACTCCATATCCACCCACATATAAAGAAACTGTTCAGACCGCCGATGGTACTTCACAGCCTATCAAAGGTGTGGGAAGAGTACAGTGCACTCCATCCATTACATTATCATCAGTGTTATATGCTCCCTCCTTTCCAGTTAATTTGGTATCAATAAGTTCTTTGGTTGACCATATGGATTGTCGGGTTACTCTTGATCGAGAAAATTGCCTAAtagaagagagaagaacagGAAGGAAGCTTGGGATTGGCATTAGGCAGAACGGATTGTGGTACTTAGATAGAAGCGGAACAAATAAAGCACTATGTAGTGCATTGGCAGTTGGTACAAGTGAAGAGGAAGCTAGATTGATTCTCCAGCATTGTCGATTGGGCCATATGTGTTTTGAAACTATGAGGAAGATATATCCTGATGAGATGAGTAAGGTGGACAGAAGCAAACTAGTATGTGATGCATGTGAATATGGAAAGCATACAAGAGCTACATATATAAGCAGAGGACTTCGGAGCATATCACCCTTTATGTTAATCCACTCTGATGTGTGGACTTCCCCTATTGTCTCGGTGAGTGGAATGAAGTACTTTGTGACTTTTATTGATTGTTACTCCCGAATGACCTGGATATATCTTATGAAACATAAAAATGAAGTACTAAAATGCTTCAAGGACTTCTACGCATTTGTTAGAAACCAATTCAACACATGTGTCAAAATTATCAGAACTGATAATGGGAAAGAGTATGTGAACAACGAATTTGGTAGTTTCCTTTCGATAGAAGGGATACTACATCAAACTTCTTGTCCTGACACACCACCGCAGAATGGGGTGGCTGAGAGAAAGAATCGCCATATCTTGGAGGTGGCACGTTCACTCATGTATACTATGAATGTACCAAAGTTCCTCTGGAGTGAGACGGTCATGACAGCTACATATCTTATCAATCGTACACCATCAAGAATACTTGGGATGAAGGCTCCATATGAGATGGTATTTGGATGTAATGAATTTATTGTTCCACCAAAGGTGTTTGGATGCGTATGCTTTGTTCGAGATCATAGACCTTCTGTGGGAAAATTGGATCCCAGAGCTATCAAGTGCATATTTATAGGTTACTCATCTGGTCAGAAAGGATACAAATGTTGGAGTCCATCTGAGAGGCGAACATTTGTAAGTATGGATGTCACCTTCAGAGAGTCTATTCCTTTCTATGGAGAAATGACAGATTTGAGTTATTTGTTTTCTGATCTTGACAATCCAATCATGAGTGAAGATAGGTATGAAGGGGTGAATGAATCACTAGGAATGGAAGAAGGGGATGAATCAAAGAGGACGAAGGTTGTTATTGGGTCAATCCCATGCCCTATGGGCAAACTCCCACATGAGCAGAATTGGAGGAAACCACATGAAGAAGAAAATCTACAGGTTTACACAAGGAGAAAGCCAAGGTCCTTGGAGACACAACAGGTAGAACAACAACCTCTAACAATTGATAGAAATGAGATGGTGGAACAACATCAACAACCTCTAGTCATTGATGAAATAAATGATCAATCTTCTTATCAGTCAGATCCTATACAAGAGAATACCGAGACAGGGGGAGAGGAGAGTGAAATATCAGGAGAGGAATCTAACTTGCCTATTGCTAATAGGAAAGGGATAAGAAGCACGGCAGGAAAGCCCCCTATAAGATATGGCTTTGAGGAGGTTGAGGAGGAAAATGGGAATGACATAGCTAATTATGTGTCATATTCATCTTTATCTCCTGCCTATAGGGCTTTTATTGCATCATTACAATCCATAGTGATCCCAAAGGATTGGAGAGAAGCGAAGAATGATCCAAAGTGGCATGAGGCAATGATGGAGGAGATGTCAGCACTTGAGAAGAACAAGACCTGGGAGCTTGTACCTTTTCCAACAGGTAAGAAGGTGGTTAGTTGCAAGTGGGTGTATGCTGTAAAACAAGATCCACTTGGGAAAGTAGAAaggtacaaggcaaggcttgtggcaaAAGGGTACAGTCAAACATATGGAATCGATTATGATGAAACCTTTGCACCTGTTGCAAAGATGAGCACAGTGAGAACCTTGATATCATGTGCAGCTAACTTTGATTGGCCACTATACCAACTAGATGTTAAGAATGCATTTTTGCATGGAGATCTTCAAGAGGAAGTTTATATGGAGATTCCACCGGGTTTTTCCACCTCTCAAACTAAAGGAAAGGTATTGAGATTGaagaaatccttgtatggccttaAGCAGTCACCAAGGGCTTGGTTTGATAGATTTAGACGTGCAATGTGTGGCATGGGCTACAAACAGTGCAATGGAGACCATACATTGTTTTATCGTCACCGTGGAAAGAAGATTGCCATCCTGGCTGTATATGTGGATGACATAATTATTACAGGAGATGACACTCAAGAAATAGCTCAGTTAAAAGAGAATATAAGCAAAGAATTTGAAGTCAAAGATCTTGGTCAGCTCAAATATTTTTTGGGCATTGAGATTGCAAGATCTCCTAGAGGGATAGTTCTTTCACAACGAAAGTATGTATTGGATCTACTTTGTGACACAGGTATGCTCGGTTGCCGACCTGCCTCTACACCAATTGAGCAAAATCATAAGTTATGTGCTGAATTAGGAGATCCAGTGAATAAAGAAAGATATCAAAGACTTGTGGGACGACTGATATATTTGTGTCATACCAGACCTGACATAACTTATGCTGTGAGTGTTGTTAGTCGATACATGCATGACCCTCGAAGTGGTCACATGGACGCAGTATATAGAATCCTGAGATATTTAAAAGGGAGCCCAGGAAAAGGCTTATGGTTCAAGAAAAATGGACATCTAGGTGTGGAGGGCTACTGTGATGCGGACTGGGCTAGCAGCCTTGATGATAGGAGGTCAACCTCTGGTTACTGCGTATTTGTTGGTGGCAATTTGGTCTCTTGGAGGAGCAAGAAACAACCGGTAGTGTCTCGCTCAACTGCTGAGGCAGAATACAGGGCAATGTCAGTGAGTTTAAGTGAGCTGTTATGGTTGAGAAATCTTCTTTCTGAGTTAAAGTTGCTAATGAATATTCCCATGAAGTTGTGGTGTGACAATAAGTCGGCTATTAGCATCGCTAACAATCCAGTTCAGCATGATCGAACAAAACATGTGGAGATAGATCGTTTTTTTATCAAGAAAAAACTAGATGAAGGGATTTTGAAGCTAGGTTTTGTTATGTCGGGGGAACAAGTAGCTGACTGTTTAACAAAAGCTTTAAGTGTTGGGGAGTGTACTTCATCGTGTAACAAGATGGGCATGATAGATATCTATCGCCcatcttga
- the LOC9269204 gene encoding disease resistance protein RGA2 isoform X1, producing the protein MGVEWSVVDAAIGWLVQSVLGTLLAGKLEAWTREVGLAGDVRRLEVGMRSVEMVLAAAAARGRELVGNEPLSRSLDDLRQLLFDAEDVVDELDYYRLQLEIEQREDAAAAVDSCVEGGNASSFSSTSSSTCRLVWNAATKLTSWASMAVDFVMAHAGSKRKRGQYELAQDDATVVVVPFENKDDISRRINEIATSLCTISDSVHKAIHLEASYCIAVPKEGVVSNRRLTTSVPVEQKVYGRDSDRDMIVELLVNGKSRDLNVLPIVGNGGVGKTTLAKFVYRDRRIKDHFDLQMWVCVSSIFDEVRLTREMLEHACRDRQDCEKISSFNVLQEMLMGSVRNRRFLLILDDVWEDKDKNGWNRLLGPLRQNQTVGCMILATTRSPSVAKKIRTLTSVELKGLDDDNFWLFFKQCAFGDENHGDHPSLQVIGQQIVKTLKGYPLAAQSVGALLGQNLNYEHWWKIRDQWASLQKGDDDILPILKLSYDYLPSCLQRCFSYCSLFPQEHKFDGEKLIFAWISQSFVSCKDTKNRVEQTGREYLDKLVDLGFFQKDGPHYVMHGLMHELAQAVSSNDCATIDGLKSNSIPSTIRHLSIITSAYDEVEHDSFPTDKFERQLEKITCLKKLRTLMFFGHGPYGSRNLLKCLLTLCKHAKGLRYLRVHFAFMLIDALWNSIKPFHLRYIEFFNGSITFEKSCWWETEDGPRFSNVYAQLLPTCYHLQALDAGSSSNLVPRRINNLVNLRHLIADKERHSEIANVGRLTSLQELRKFRVENVDGFEIGQLQQMNELVSLGIFQLGNVKTKEEARRARLIDKDYLENLCLVWDDSTTNLKPAMATAEEVLEGLHPNRNVKRIKIRGYNGAICPMWLGSNVSVPLLRSLHLKNCSEWRAIQLEEISSLGKLNLIRMWSLVDVSIPSLDELVLIDLPNLEKCIGTYNRELTSNMRILRMERCDKLKDFTLFLNYDHFRVERKTWFPLLTKLTIKQCPQIMQWTILPFEEMHSLKDLKLIAMPGVREVSVPYLKKLVIRNMPNLECCTCANLDLLSSCLEVLKITKCRKLTSFQVLQVLPPHCEEKTWLPNMNKLKVHSCPHFIVSCPFPPSAELSKVSVSIRGVLAPPAIEMRKHWPLFTIKSYEWSVLNDDTVAFNNLTKLGNR; encoded by the exons ATGGGGGTGGAGTGGAGCGTGGTGGACGCGGCGATAGGGTGGCTGGTGCAGAGCGTCCTGGGGACCCTCCTCGCCGGCAAGCTGGAGGCCTGGACGCGCGAGGTcgggctcgccggcgacgtgcggAGGCTCGAGGTCGGGATGAGGAGCGTCGAGATggtgctcgccgcggcggccgcccggGGGAGGGAGCTCGTCGGGAACGAGCCGCTGTCCCGCTCCCTCGACGACCTGAGGCAGCTGCTGTTCGACGCCGAGGACGTCGTCGACGAGCTCGACTACTACCGCCTCCAGCTAGAGATCGAGCAGC GCGAggacgctgctgctgctgtggatTCTTGTGTTGAGGGAGGCAATGCATCTTCCTTCAGCTCCACCTCGTCTTCTACTTGCCGTCTTGTATGGAATGCTGCCACTAAGCTTACTTCTTGGGCATCAATGGCAGTAGATTTCGTCATGGCCCATGCCGGAagcaaaaggaaaaggggacAATATGAGCTAGCACAAGATGATGCCACTGTTGTGGTTGTGCCGTTCGAAAACAAGGATGATATCTCTCGCAGGATAAACGAGATAGCAACCTCGCTGTGCACAATTAGTGATTCTGTGCACAAGGCTATCCATTTAGAGGCCTCTTACTGCATTGCGGTACCAAAAGAAGGCGTGGTCAGCAACAGACGACTGACAACTTCGGTGCCAGTTGAACAGAAGGTGTATGGGAGGGATAGTGACAGAGACATGATAGTGGAGCTTCTGGTAAATGGGAAATCCAGGGACCTGAATGTTCTGCCAATAGTTGGAAATGGAGGGGTCGGAAAGACCACTCTTGCTAAATTTGTATACCGTGATCGAAGAATCAAAGATCATTTTGATTTGCAAATGTGGGTTTGCGTATCTTCCATCTTCGATGAGGTGAGACTAACACGCGAGATGCTAGAGCATGCCTGTAGAGACAGGCAGGATTGTGAGAAAATAAGCAGCTTTAATGTGCTTCAGGAGATGCTCATGGGCAGCGTTAGAAACAGAAGATTTCTGCTCATCTTAGATGATGTGTGGGAAGACAAGGATAAAAACGGTTGGAATAGACTACTAGGTCCATTGCGCCAGAATCAAACAGTCGGATGCATGATTCTAGCAACAACTCGGAGCCCCTCTGTTGCCAAAAAGATCAGAACACTGACCTCAGTTGAATTGAAAGGTTTGGATGACGACAACTTTTGGTTGTTCTTCAAGCAATGCGCATTTGGTGATGAGAACCACGGGGATCATCCTAGTTTGCAAGTCATTGGACAACAAATTGTGAAAACACTGAAGGGTTACCCACTAGCTGCCCAAAGTGTTGGTGCACTTTTGGGACAGAATCTTAACTATGAGCACTGGTGGAAAATCCGGGACCAATGGGCATCTCTACAGAAAGGTGATGATGATATTTTACCTATCTTAAAGCTTAGTTATGATTATCTACCATCTTGCTTGCAACGCTGTTTCTCTTACTGCTCATTGTTTCCACAAGAGCATAAATTTGATGGGGAAAAGTTGATTTTTGCATGGATTTCACAAAGCTTTGTGTCTTGCAAAGATACAAAAAATAGAGTGGAGCAAACAGGGAGGGAGTACCTGGACAAATTGGTGGATTTGGGCTTCTTCCAGAAAGATGGCCCGCACTATGTCATGCATGGTTTAATGCATGAACTAGCACAGGCAGTTTCATCTAATGACTGTGCCACTATTGATGGTTTGAAGTCCAATTCGATTCCTTCAACTATTCGTCATCTTTCAATCATTACCTCTGCTTATGATGAAGTTGAGCATGACAGTTTTCCCACAGATAAGTTTGAGAGACAATTGGAGAAAattacatgtttaaaaaaactgaGGACCTTGATGTTCTTTGGTCATGGACCCTACGGGAGCAGAAATTTGTTGAAATGTTTACTAACATTATGCAAACATGCAAAAGGTCTGCGTTACCTAAGAGTACACTTTGCATTTATGTTAATTGATGCTCTCTGGAACTCCATAAAGCCTTTCCATCTCCGATATATTGAATTTTTTAATGGAAGTATCACTTTCGAAAAATCTTGTTGGTGGGAAACAGAAGATGGACCTCGTTTCTCCAACGTTTATGCTCAACTTTTGCCGACATGTTATCACCTTCAAGCATTGGATGCAGGTTCTTCCAGCAATCTTGTACCTAGGCGCATAAATAATCTGGTCAACCTACGGCATCTTATTGCTGATAAGGAAAGGCACTCGGAAATTGCTAATGTTGGGAGGTTAACGTCTCTTCAGGAACTAAGAAAATTTAGAGTTGAAAATGTTGATGGTTTTGAAATCGGACAACTTCAGCAAATGAATGAGCTCGTAAGTCTTGGAATTTTTCAACTTGGGAATGTCAAGACTAAAGAAGAGGCCAGGAGAGCAAGACTGATAGACAAGGACTACCTAGAAAATTTGTGCTTGGTATGGGATGATAGTACCACAAATTTGAAACCTGCTATGGCAACAGCAGAGGAGGTCTTAGAAGGTCTTCATCCAAATAGAAATGTAAAGCGTATCAAAATCCGGGGCTACAATGGTGCTATCTGCCCCATGTGGCTTGGGAGTAATGTTTCTGTCCCTTTACTTCGATCCCTTCACTTAAAGAATTGTAGTGAATGGAGAGCAATTCAACTTGAAGAGATTTCTTCACTTGGCAAGCTGAATTTGATCCGGATGTGGAGTTTAGTGGATGTCTCAATTCCTTCTTTGGATGAATTAGTGCTAATTGATTTGCCAAACTTGGAAAAATGTATTGGTACATATAATAGGGAATTGACTTCTAACATGAGAATTCTGAGGATGGAGAGATGTGACAAGCTGAAGGACTTTACTCTTTTCCTGAACTATGATCATTTCAGAGTTGAGCGGAAGACATGGTTCCCATTACTGACAAAACTCACCATCAAGCAATGCCCTCAGATAAT GCAATGGACTATCCTTCCATTTGAAGAGATGCATTCTCTTAAGGACTTAAAGTTGATTGCGATGCCTGGTGTTAGAGAAGTTTCAGTTCCTTACCTGAAGAAGTTGGTCATAAGAAACATGCCAAACCTAGAATGTTGCACATGTGCGAACCTCGACCTATTATCTTCCTGTCTAGAAGTACTGAAAATTACAAAATGCAGAAAATTGACCAGTTTTCAAGTCTTGCAAGTTTTACCACCCCACTGTGAGGAGAAGACATGGCTTCCAAACATGAATAAACTCAAAGTGCACAGTTGTCCTCATTTTATAGTATCATGCCCTTTTCCACCTTCTGCAGAATTGTCCAAGGTATCTGTATCCATCCGAGGAGTTTTGGCTCCTCCTGCAATAGAAATGCGTAAGCATTGGCCACTCTTTACAATCAAGTCTTATGAGTGGAGTGTCTTGAATGATGATACCGTGGCATTCAACAACTTGACAA AGCTTGGAAATCGTTGA
- the LOC136356305 gene encoding uncharacterized protein, translated as MVESMRSILRVLTCRADDVARADAAVQWPPVPTGPCPAAHVPRPTPPPHGGFRAPFSTPPSSARPSVVPPTGFAQFAMTQAAHFSQAAGSASQAAGTSSQGPPLDHAGTSSDPFLSSTVLFDITDFDFASGSTEDVIGPSQLGGAPPVQTQDQAQATPPRDTRATRAVPPDRFTYSQDHVRAQARRTKHGRGAGQGQ; from the exons atggtggagtcgatgcgctcgattctccgagtgctcacctgtcgtgcagacgacgttgctcgggcagacgcagctgtacagtggccacccgtaccgactggtccctgtccagctgcgcacgttcctaggccgactccccctccgcacggag ggtttcgtgcaccgttcagcaccccgccttcctcggctaggccttctgttgtgccccccacag gtttcgcccagttcgctatgacgcaggccgcccacttctcccaggctgcagggtcagcgtcacaggcagccggcacgtcgagtcagggtccaccactggaccatgctgggacctcgtcggacccCTTCCTGTCTTCCACCgtgctcttcgacatcactgacttcgacttcgcttcaggctcgacagaggacgtcatcggcccctcacagctgggtggcgcaccgccggtgcagacgcaggaccaggcgcaggccactcctccgcgggacactcgtgctacccgtgctgtgccaccggatcgtttcacctactcccaggaccacgtgcgagcacaggcccggaggaccaagcatggtcgcggcgcggggcagggccagtag
- the LOC9269204 gene encoding disease resistance protein RGA2 isoform X2 — protein MGVEWSVVDAAIGWLVQSVLGTLLAGKLEAWTREVGLAGDVRRLEVGMRSVEMVLAAAAARGRELVGNEPLSRSLDDLRQLLFDAEDVVDELDYYRLQLEIEQREDAAAAVDSCVEGGNASSFSSTSSSTCRLVWNAATKLTSWASMAVDFVMAHAGSKRKRGQYELAQDDATVVVVPFENKDDISRRINEIATSLCTISDSVHKAIHLEASYCIAVPKEGVVSNRRLTTSVPVEQKVYGRDSDRDMIVELLVNGKSRDLNVLPIVGNGGVGKTTLAKFVYRDRRIKDHFDLQMWVCVSSIFDEVRLTREMLEHACRDRQDCEKISSFNVLQEMLMGSVRNRRFLLILDDVWEDKDKNGWNRLLGPLRQNQTVGCMILATTRSPSVAKKIRTLTSVELKGLDDDNFWLFFKQCAFGDENHGDHPSLQVIGQQIVKTLKGYPLAAQSVGALLGQNLNYEHWWKIRDQWASLQKGNGLSFHLKRCILLRT, from the exons ATGGGGGTGGAGTGGAGCGTGGTGGACGCGGCGATAGGGTGGCTGGTGCAGAGCGTCCTGGGGACCCTCCTCGCCGGCAAGCTGGAGGCCTGGACGCGCGAGGTcgggctcgccggcgacgtgcggAGGCTCGAGGTCGGGATGAGGAGCGTCGAGATggtgctcgccgcggcggccgcccggGGGAGGGAGCTCGTCGGGAACGAGCCGCTGTCCCGCTCCCTCGACGACCTGAGGCAGCTGCTGTTCGACGCCGAGGACGTCGTCGACGAGCTCGACTACTACCGCCTCCAGCTAGAGATCGAGCAGC GCGAggacgctgctgctgctgtggatTCTTGTGTTGAGGGAGGCAATGCATCTTCCTTCAGCTCCACCTCGTCTTCTACTTGCCGTCTTGTATGGAATGCTGCCACTAAGCTTACTTCTTGGGCATCAATGGCAGTAGATTTCGTCATGGCCCATGCCGGAagcaaaaggaaaaggggacAATATGAGCTAGCACAAGATGATGCCACTGTTGTGGTTGTGCCGTTCGAAAACAAGGATGATATCTCTCGCAGGATAAACGAGATAGCAACCTCGCTGTGCACAATTAGTGATTCTGTGCACAAGGCTATCCATTTAGAGGCCTCTTACTGCATTGCGGTACCAAAAGAAGGCGTGGTCAGCAACAGACGACTGACAACTTCGGTGCCAGTTGAACAGAAGGTGTATGGGAGGGATAGTGACAGAGACATGATAGTGGAGCTTCTGGTAAATGGGAAATCCAGGGACCTGAATGTTCTGCCAATAGTTGGAAATGGAGGGGTCGGAAAGACCACTCTTGCTAAATTTGTATACCGTGATCGAAGAATCAAAGATCATTTTGATTTGCAAATGTGGGTTTGCGTATCTTCCATCTTCGATGAGGTGAGACTAACACGCGAGATGCTAGAGCATGCCTGTAGAGACAGGCAGGATTGTGAGAAAATAAGCAGCTTTAATGTGCTTCAGGAGATGCTCATGGGCAGCGTTAGAAACAGAAGATTTCTGCTCATCTTAGATGATGTGTGGGAAGACAAGGATAAAAACGGTTGGAATAGACTACTAGGTCCATTGCGCCAGAATCAAACAGTCGGATGCATGATTCTAGCAACAACTCGGAGCCCCTCTGTTGCCAAAAAGATCAGAACACTGACCTCAGTTGAATTGAAAGGTTTGGATGACGACAACTTTTGGTTGTTCTTCAAGCAATGCGCATTTGGTGATGAGAACCACGGGGATCATCCTAGTTTGCAAGTCATTGGACAACAAATTGTGAAAACACTGAAGGGTTACCCACTAGCTGCCCAAAGTGTTGGTGCACTTTTGGGACAGAATCTTAACTATGAGCACTGGTGGAAAATCCGGGACCAATGGGCATCTCTACAGAAAG GCAATGGACTATCCTTCCATTTGAAGAGATGCATTCTCTTAAGGACTTAA